From one Lycium barbarum isolate Lr01 chromosome 6, ASM1917538v2, whole genome shotgun sequence genomic stretch:
- the LOC132644790 gene encoding uncharacterized protein LOC132644790 isoform X2, whose product MKVDMNPSKIQKYEMGSASKIAKHEFIQPGALAAKGRGGKSLRVMGSLRVNAEQRTLIAKNNSCNTAPSKLNMLAEKNFNVHPYFEAMEDNFPLYQEAEMTQDAQRSDRSGRGQSIRVTAEKRTPIGKNRSCTPATSNLNKPTKRSILVPPDFDLMEDSLYQDAEVTLDVQRSDTSPFESHKAKKVAAVTRDVQRSPFESQKAKKVAEVTRDVQRSETGPFEAQKAKKVAEVTRDGPFESQKAKKVAEVAQDAQTSETSPCESEKTNKVRGMNICKKVLRLKPGEKLRVTFYQNRVVGPNHASFSRHLGLLVRDRNMCPLRVHSWLDIEEHKLEHMWKAVTEKFDSDDMIDHRIHVLQHMRKLWNNWRGSLHKKMKSKSLHEVLKDEPTGVEKSDWQWLVKEHFLSDKFKEASTRNSVNRSKVVMPHRTGSKPYRETNYEMGGKDGNPPNMAIIFFETHKKDDELVELETIEKYAEIQELVQSEPSLTNIEVVERCFGPQCKSHAVGFGGGITAKELKGGTTSKAALLEELKTTKKEKESLQNRMDILESKYERLERMLVRQPSSPPLDQELED is encoded by the exons GTTGACATGAATCCCTCAAAAATCCAGAAGTATGAAATGGGATCAGCTTCAAAGATTGCTAAGCATGAATTCATTCAACCTGGTGCCTTAGCAGCAAAGGGACGGGGAGGGAAAAGCTTAAGAGTAATGGGCTCTTTAAGAGTTAATGCCGAACAAAGGACTCTAATTGCCAAAAATAACAGTTGTAATACAGCACCTTCTAAGTTGAATATGCTAGCTGAGAAAAATTTCAATGTGCACCCTTATTTTGAAGCAATGGAAGACAATTTCCCCCTCTATCAAGAAGCTGAAATGACTCAAGACGCTCAGAGAAGTGACAGAAGTGGTCGAGGACAAAGCATAAGAGTTACTGCTGAAAAGAGGACTCCGATTGGAAAAAATAGAAGTTGTACTCCAGCAACTTCTAATCTAAATAAGCCAACAAAGAGAAGTATCCTTGTGCCTCCTGATTTTGATCTAATGGAAGACTCCCTTTATCAAGATGCTGAAGTGACTCTAGATGTTCAGAGAAGTGATACta GTCCATTTGAATCTCATAAGGCAAAAAAAGTGGCTGCAGTGACTCGAGATGTTCAGAGAA GTCCATTTGAATCTCAAAAGGCAAAAAAAGTGGCTGAAGTGACTCGAGATGTTCAGAGAAGTGAAACtg GTCCATTTGAAGCTCAAAAGGCAAAAAAGGTGGCTGAAGTTACTCGAGATG GTCCATTTGAATCTCAAAAGGCAAAAAAAGTTGCTGAAGTGGCTCAAGATGCTCAGACTAGTGAAACTA GTCCTTGTGAATCTGAAAAGACAAATAAAGTGAGAGGAATGAACATTTGTAAGAAAGTTTTGCGACTGAAACCTGGAGAAAAGTTAAGAGTCACTTTCTACCAAAATCGAGTTGTTGGGCCGAATCACGCCTCATTTTCTAGACACTTGGGTTTGCTAGTTCGTGATCGTAATATGTGCCCGCTGCGAGTACACTCATGGTTGGACATTGAAGAACATAAGCTTGAGCACATGTGGAAAGCTGTTACT GAAAAATTTGACAGTGATGACATGATTGATCATAGAATTCATGTTCTGCAACATATGAGAAAACTTTGGAATAATTGGAGAGGATCATTGCACAAAAAAATGAAATCGAAGTCGTTGCATGAGGTTCTAAAAGATGAGCCGACAGGAGTAGAAAAGAGTGATTGGCAATGGTTGGTCAAGGAGCATTTCTTATCTGATAAATTTAAGG AAGCAAGTACAAGAAACTCAGTCAATAGGTCTAAGGTAGTTATGCCTCATCGTACGGGTAGCAAACCTTATAGAGAGACTAATTACGAAATG GGAGGCAAAGATGGTAATCCACCAAACATGGCAATTATTTTCTTTGAGACTCATAAGAAGGACGATGAGCTTGTCGAACTTGAAACCATCGAAAAATAT GCTGAAATCCAAGAGCTGGTACAATCTGAACCGTCTCTTACTAATATTGAGGTAGTGGAAAGGTGCTTTGGACCTCAATGCAAAAGTCATGCAGTTGGATTTGGGGGTGGAATAACCGCTAAGGAGTTGAAAGGTGGTACCACCTCAAAGGCTGCATTATTGGAAGAGCTTAAAACaactaaaaaagaaaaggaatcacTACAAAACCGCATGGATATTCTGGAGAGTAAATATGAACGGCTTGAACGTATGTTGGTTCGTCAGCCTTCATCACCTCCACTAG
- the LOC132644790 gene encoding uncharacterized protein LOC132644790 isoform X7, which translates to MKVDMNPSKIQKYEMGSASKIAKHEFIQPGALAAKGRGGKSLRVMGSLRVNAEQRTLIAKNNSCNTAPSKLNMLAEKNFNVHPYFEAMEDNFPLYQEAEMTQDAQRSDRSGRGQSIRVTAEKRTPIGKNRSCTPATSNLNKPTKRSILVPPDFDLMEDSLYQDAEVTLDVQRSDTSPFESHKAKKVAAVTRDVQRSPFESQKAKKVAEVAQDAQTSETSPCESEKTNKVRGMNICKKVLRLKPGEKLRVTFYQNRVVGPNHASFSRHLGLLVRDRNMCPLRVHSWLDIEEHKLEHMWKAVTEKFDSDDMIDHRIHVLQHMRKLWNNWRGSLHKKMKSKSLHEVLKDEPTGVEKSDWQWLVKEHFLSDKFKEASTRNSVNRSKVVMPHRTGSKPYRETNYEMGGKDGNPPNMAIIFFETHKKDDELVELETIEKYAEIQELVQSEPSLTNIEVVERCFGPQCKSHAVGFGGGITAKELKGGTTSKAALLEELKTTKKEKESLQNRMDILESKYERLERMLVRQPSSPPLDQELED; encoded by the exons GTTGACATGAATCCCTCAAAAATCCAGAAGTATGAAATGGGATCAGCTTCAAAGATTGCTAAGCATGAATTCATTCAACCTGGTGCCTTAGCAGCAAAGGGACGGGGAGGGAAAAGCTTAAGAGTAATGGGCTCTTTAAGAGTTAATGCCGAACAAAGGACTCTAATTGCCAAAAATAACAGTTGTAATACAGCACCTTCTAAGTTGAATATGCTAGCTGAGAAAAATTTCAATGTGCACCCTTATTTTGAAGCAATGGAAGACAATTTCCCCCTCTATCAAGAAGCTGAAATGACTCAAGACGCTCAGAGAAGTGACAGAAGTGGTCGAGGACAAAGCATAAGAGTTACTGCTGAAAAGAGGACTCCGATTGGAAAAAATAGAAGTTGTACTCCAGCAACTTCTAATCTAAATAAGCCAACAAAGAGAAGTATCCTTGTGCCTCCTGATTTTGATCTAATGGAAGACTCCCTTTATCAAGATGCTGAAGTGACTCTAGATGTTCAGAGAAGTGATACta GTCCATTTGAATCTCATAAGGCAAAAAAAGTGGCTGCAGTGACTCGAGATGTTCAGAGAA GTCCATTTGAATCTCAAAAGGCAAAAAAAGTTGCTGAAGTGGCTCAAGATGCTCAGACTAGTGAAACTA GTCCTTGTGAATCTGAAAAGACAAATAAAGTGAGAGGAATGAACATTTGTAAGAAAGTTTTGCGACTGAAACCTGGAGAAAAGTTAAGAGTCACTTTCTACCAAAATCGAGTTGTTGGGCCGAATCACGCCTCATTTTCTAGACACTTGGGTTTGCTAGTTCGTGATCGTAATATGTGCCCGCTGCGAGTACACTCATGGTTGGACATTGAAGAACATAAGCTTGAGCACATGTGGAAAGCTGTTACT GAAAAATTTGACAGTGATGACATGATTGATCATAGAATTCATGTTCTGCAACATATGAGAAAACTTTGGAATAATTGGAGAGGATCATTGCACAAAAAAATGAAATCGAAGTCGTTGCATGAGGTTCTAAAAGATGAGCCGACAGGAGTAGAAAAGAGTGATTGGCAATGGTTGGTCAAGGAGCATTTCTTATCTGATAAATTTAAGG AAGCAAGTACAAGAAACTCAGTCAATAGGTCTAAGGTAGTTATGCCTCATCGTACGGGTAGCAAACCTTATAGAGAGACTAATTACGAAATG GGAGGCAAAGATGGTAATCCACCAAACATGGCAATTATTTTCTTTGAGACTCATAAGAAGGACGATGAGCTTGTCGAACTTGAAACCATCGAAAAATAT GCTGAAATCCAAGAGCTGGTACAATCTGAACCGTCTCTTACTAATATTGAGGTAGTGGAAAGGTGCTTTGGACCTCAATGCAAAAGTCATGCAGTTGGATTTGGGGGTGGAATAACCGCTAAGGAGTTGAAAGGTGGTACCACCTCAAAGGCTGCATTATTGGAAGAGCTTAAAACaactaaaaaagaaaaggaatcacTACAAAACCGCATGGATATTCTGGAGAGTAAATATGAACGGCTTGAACGTATGTTGGTTCGTCAGCCTTCATCACCTCCACTAG
- the LOC132644790 gene encoding uncharacterized protein LOC132644790 isoform X4: MNPSKIQKYEMGSASKIAKHEFIQPGALAAKGRGGKSLRVMGSLRVNAEQRTLIAKNNSCNTAPSKLNMLAEKNFNVHPYFEAMEDNFPLYQEAEMTQDAQRSDRSGRGQSIRVTAEKRTPIGKNRSCTPATSNLNKPTKRSILVPPDFDLMEDSLYQDAEVTLDVQRSDTSPFESHKAKKVAAVTRDVQRSPFESQKAKKVAEVTRDVQRSETGPFEAQKAKKVAEVTRDGPFESQKAKKVAEVAQDAQTSETSPCESEKTNKVRGMNICKKVLRLKPGEKLRVTFYQNRVVGPNHASFSRHLGLLVRDRNMCPLRVHSWLDIEEHKLEHMWKAVTEKFDSDDMIDHRIHVLQHMRKLWNNWRGSLHKKMKSKSLHEVLKDEPTGVEKSDWQWLVKEHFLSDKFKEASTRNSVNRSKVVMPHRTGSKPYRETNYEMGGKDGNPPNMAIIFFETHKKDDELVELETIEKYAEIQELVQSEPSLTNIEVVERCFGPQCKSHAVGFGGGITAKELKGGTTSKAALLEELKTTKKEKESLQNRMDILESKYERLERMLVRQPSSPPLDQELED; the protein is encoded by the exons ATGAATCCCTCAAAAATCCAGAAGTATGAAATGGGATCAGCTTCAAAGATTGCTAAGCATGAATTCATTCAACCTGGTGCCTTAGCAGCAAAGGGACGGGGAGGGAAAAGCTTAAGAGTAATGGGCTCTTTAAGAGTTAATGCCGAACAAAGGACTCTAATTGCCAAAAATAACAGTTGTAATACAGCACCTTCTAAGTTGAATATGCTAGCTGAGAAAAATTTCAATGTGCACCCTTATTTTGAAGCAATGGAAGACAATTTCCCCCTCTATCAAGAAGCTGAAATGACTCAAGACGCTCAGAGAAGTGACAGAAGTGGTCGAGGACAAAGCATAAGAGTTACTGCTGAAAAGAGGACTCCGATTGGAAAAAATAGAAGTTGTACTCCAGCAACTTCTAATCTAAATAAGCCAACAAAGAGAAGTATCCTTGTGCCTCCTGATTTTGATCTAATGGAAGACTCCCTTTATCAAGATGCTGAAGTGACTCTAGATGTTCAGAGAAGTGATACta GTCCATTTGAATCTCATAAGGCAAAAAAAGTGGCTGCAGTGACTCGAGATGTTCAGAGAA GTCCATTTGAATCTCAAAAGGCAAAAAAAGTGGCTGAAGTGACTCGAGATGTTCAGAGAAGTGAAACtg GTCCATTTGAAGCTCAAAAGGCAAAAAAGGTGGCTGAAGTTACTCGAGATG GTCCATTTGAATCTCAAAAGGCAAAAAAAGTTGCTGAAGTGGCTCAAGATGCTCAGACTAGTGAAACTA GTCCTTGTGAATCTGAAAAGACAAATAAAGTGAGAGGAATGAACATTTGTAAGAAAGTTTTGCGACTGAAACCTGGAGAAAAGTTAAGAGTCACTTTCTACCAAAATCGAGTTGTTGGGCCGAATCACGCCTCATTTTCTAGACACTTGGGTTTGCTAGTTCGTGATCGTAATATGTGCCCGCTGCGAGTACACTCATGGTTGGACATTGAAGAACATAAGCTTGAGCACATGTGGAAAGCTGTTACT GAAAAATTTGACAGTGATGACATGATTGATCATAGAATTCATGTTCTGCAACATATGAGAAAACTTTGGAATAATTGGAGAGGATCATTGCACAAAAAAATGAAATCGAAGTCGTTGCATGAGGTTCTAAAAGATGAGCCGACAGGAGTAGAAAAGAGTGATTGGCAATGGTTGGTCAAGGAGCATTTCTTATCTGATAAATTTAAGG AAGCAAGTACAAGAAACTCAGTCAATAGGTCTAAGGTAGTTATGCCTCATCGTACGGGTAGCAAACCTTATAGAGAGACTAATTACGAAATG GGAGGCAAAGATGGTAATCCACCAAACATGGCAATTATTTTCTTTGAGACTCATAAGAAGGACGATGAGCTTGTCGAACTTGAAACCATCGAAAAATAT GCTGAAATCCAAGAGCTGGTACAATCTGAACCGTCTCTTACTAATATTGAGGTAGTGGAAAGGTGCTTTGGACCTCAATGCAAAAGTCATGCAGTTGGATTTGGGGGTGGAATAACCGCTAAGGAGTTGAAAGGTGGTACCACCTCAAAGGCTGCATTATTGGAAGAGCTTAAAACaactaaaaaagaaaaggaatcacTACAAAACCGCATGGATATTCTGGAGAGTAAATATGAACGGCTTGAACGTATGTTGGTTCGTCAGCCTTCATCACCTCCACTAG
- the LOC132644790 gene encoding uncharacterized protein LOC132644790 isoform X5 yields the protein MKVDMNPSKIQKYEMGSASKIAKHEFIQPGALAAKGRGGKSLRVMGSLRVNAEQRTLIAKNNSCNTAPSKLNMLAEKNFNVHPYFEAMEDNFPLYQEAEMTQDAQRSDRSGRGQSIRVTAEKRTPIGKNRSCTPATSNLNKPTKRSILVPPDFDLMEDSLYQDAEVTLDVQRSDTSPFESHKAKKVAAVTRDVQRSPFESQKAKKVAEVTRDVQRSETGPFEAQKAKKVAEVTRDGPCESEKTNKVRGMNICKKVLRLKPGEKLRVTFYQNRVVGPNHASFSRHLGLLVRDRNMCPLRVHSWLDIEEHKLEHMWKAVTEKFDSDDMIDHRIHVLQHMRKLWNNWRGSLHKKMKSKSLHEVLKDEPTGVEKSDWQWLVKEHFLSDKFKEASTRNSVNRSKVVMPHRTGSKPYRETNYEMGGKDGNPPNMAIIFFETHKKDDELVELETIEKYAEIQELVQSEPSLTNIEVVERCFGPQCKSHAVGFGGGITAKELKGGTTSKAALLEELKTTKKEKESLQNRMDILESKYERLERMLVRQPSSPPLDQELED from the exons GTTGACATGAATCCCTCAAAAATCCAGAAGTATGAAATGGGATCAGCTTCAAAGATTGCTAAGCATGAATTCATTCAACCTGGTGCCTTAGCAGCAAAGGGACGGGGAGGGAAAAGCTTAAGAGTAATGGGCTCTTTAAGAGTTAATGCCGAACAAAGGACTCTAATTGCCAAAAATAACAGTTGTAATACAGCACCTTCTAAGTTGAATATGCTAGCTGAGAAAAATTTCAATGTGCACCCTTATTTTGAAGCAATGGAAGACAATTTCCCCCTCTATCAAGAAGCTGAAATGACTCAAGACGCTCAGAGAAGTGACAGAAGTGGTCGAGGACAAAGCATAAGAGTTACTGCTGAAAAGAGGACTCCGATTGGAAAAAATAGAAGTTGTACTCCAGCAACTTCTAATCTAAATAAGCCAACAAAGAGAAGTATCCTTGTGCCTCCTGATTTTGATCTAATGGAAGACTCCCTTTATCAAGATGCTGAAGTGACTCTAGATGTTCAGAGAAGTGATACta GTCCATTTGAATCTCATAAGGCAAAAAAAGTGGCTGCAGTGACTCGAGATGTTCAGAGAA GTCCATTTGAATCTCAAAAGGCAAAAAAAGTGGCTGAAGTGACTCGAGATGTTCAGAGAAGTGAAACtg GTCCATTTGAAGCTCAAAAGGCAAAAAAGGTGGCTGAAGTTACTCGAGATG GTCCTTGTGAATCTGAAAAGACAAATAAAGTGAGAGGAATGAACATTTGTAAGAAAGTTTTGCGACTGAAACCTGGAGAAAAGTTAAGAGTCACTTTCTACCAAAATCGAGTTGTTGGGCCGAATCACGCCTCATTTTCTAGACACTTGGGTTTGCTAGTTCGTGATCGTAATATGTGCCCGCTGCGAGTACACTCATGGTTGGACATTGAAGAACATAAGCTTGAGCACATGTGGAAAGCTGTTACT GAAAAATTTGACAGTGATGACATGATTGATCATAGAATTCATGTTCTGCAACATATGAGAAAACTTTGGAATAATTGGAGAGGATCATTGCACAAAAAAATGAAATCGAAGTCGTTGCATGAGGTTCTAAAAGATGAGCCGACAGGAGTAGAAAAGAGTGATTGGCAATGGTTGGTCAAGGAGCATTTCTTATCTGATAAATTTAAGG AAGCAAGTACAAGAAACTCAGTCAATAGGTCTAAGGTAGTTATGCCTCATCGTACGGGTAGCAAACCTTATAGAGAGACTAATTACGAAATG GGAGGCAAAGATGGTAATCCACCAAACATGGCAATTATTTTCTTTGAGACTCATAAGAAGGACGATGAGCTTGTCGAACTTGAAACCATCGAAAAATAT GCTGAAATCCAAGAGCTGGTACAATCTGAACCGTCTCTTACTAATATTGAGGTAGTGGAAAGGTGCTTTGGACCTCAATGCAAAAGTCATGCAGTTGGATTTGGGGGTGGAATAACCGCTAAGGAGTTGAAAGGTGGTACCACCTCAAAGGCTGCATTATTGGAAGAGCTTAAAACaactaaaaaagaaaaggaatcacTACAAAACCGCATGGATATTCTGGAGAGTAAATATGAACGGCTTGAACGTATGTTGGTTCGTCAGCCTTCATCACCTCCACTAG
- the LOC132644790 gene encoding uncharacterized protein LOC132644790 isoform X3, which translates to MKVDMNPSKIQKYEMGSASKIAKHEFIQPGALAAKGRGGKSLRVMGSLRVNAEQRTLIAKNNSCNTAPSKLNMLAEKNFNVHPYFEAMEDNFPLYQEAEMTQDAQRSDRSGRGQSIRVTAEKRTPIGKNRSCTPATSNLNKPTKRSILVPPDFDLMEDSLYQDAEVTLDVQRSPFESHKAKKVAAVTRDVQRSPFESQKAKKVAEVTRDVQRSETGPFEAQKAKKVAEVTRDGPFESQKAKKVAEVAQDAQTSETSPCESEKTNKVRGMNICKKVLRLKPGEKLRVTFYQNRVVGPNHASFSRHLGLLVRDRNMCPLRVHSWLDIEEHKLEHMWKAVTEKFDSDDMIDHRIHVLQHMRKLWNNWRGSLHKKMKSKSLHEVLKDEPTGVEKSDWQWLVKEHFLSDKFKEASTRNSVNRSKVVMPHRTGSKPYRETNYEMGGKDGNPPNMAIIFFETHKKDDELVELETIEKYAEIQELVQSEPSLTNIEVVERCFGPQCKSHAVGFGGGITAKELKGGTTSKAALLEELKTTKKEKESLQNRMDILESKYERLERMLVRQPSSPPLDQELED; encoded by the exons GTTGACATGAATCCCTCAAAAATCCAGAAGTATGAAATGGGATCAGCTTCAAAGATTGCTAAGCATGAATTCATTCAACCTGGTGCCTTAGCAGCAAAGGGACGGGGAGGGAAAAGCTTAAGAGTAATGGGCTCTTTAAGAGTTAATGCCGAACAAAGGACTCTAATTGCCAAAAATAACAGTTGTAATACAGCACCTTCTAAGTTGAATATGCTAGCTGAGAAAAATTTCAATGTGCACCCTTATTTTGAAGCAATGGAAGACAATTTCCCCCTCTATCAAGAAGCTGAAATGACTCAAGACGCTCAGAGAAGTGACAGAAGTGGTCGAGGACAAAGCATAAGAGTTACTGCTGAAAAGAGGACTCCGATTGGAAAAAATAGAAGTTGTACTCCAGCAACTTCTAATCTAAATAAGCCAACAAAGAGAAGTATCCTTGTGCCTCCTGATTTTGATCTAATGGAAGACTCCCTTTATCAAGATGCTGAAGTGACTCTAGATGTTCAGAGAA GTCCATTTGAATCTCATAAGGCAAAAAAAGTGGCTGCAGTGACTCGAGATGTTCAGAGAA GTCCATTTGAATCTCAAAAGGCAAAAAAAGTGGCTGAAGTGACTCGAGATGTTCAGAGAAGTGAAACtg GTCCATTTGAAGCTCAAAAGGCAAAAAAGGTGGCTGAAGTTACTCGAGATG GTCCATTTGAATCTCAAAAGGCAAAAAAAGTTGCTGAAGTGGCTCAAGATGCTCAGACTAGTGAAACTA GTCCTTGTGAATCTGAAAAGACAAATAAAGTGAGAGGAATGAACATTTGTAAGAAAGTTTTGCGACTGAAACCTGGAGAAAAGTTAAGAGTCACTTTCTACCAAAATCGAGTTGTTGGGCCGAATCACGCCTCATTTTCTAGACACTTGGGTTTGCTAGTTCGTGATCGTAATATGTGCCCGCTGCGAGTACACTCATGGTTGGACATTGAAGAACATAAGCTTGAGCACATGTGGAAAGCTGTTACT GAAAAATTTGACAGTGATGACATGATTGATCATAGAATTCATGTTCTGCAACATATGAGAAAACTTTGGAATAATTGGAGAGGATCATTGCACAAAAAAATGAAATCGAAGTCGTTGCATGAGGTTCTAAAAGATGAGCCGACAGGAGTAGAAAAGAGTGATTGGCAATGGTTGGTCAAGGAGCATTTCTTATCTGATAAATTTAAGG AAGCAAGTACAAGAAACTCAGTCAATAGGTCTAAGGTAGTTATGCCTCATCGTACGGGTAGCAAACCTTATAGAGAGACTAATTACGAAATG GGAGGCAAAGATGGTAATCCACCAAACATGGCAATTATTTTCTTTGAGACTCATAAGAAGGACGATGAGCTTGTCGAACTTGAAACCATCGAAAAATAT GCTGAAATCCAAGAGCTGGTACAATCTGAACCGTCTCTTACTAATATTGAGGTAGTGGAAAGGTGCTTTGGACCTCAATGCAAAAGTCATGCAGTTGGATTTGGGGGTGGAATAACCGCTAAGGAGTTGAAAGGTGGTACCACCTCAAAGGCTGCATTATTGGAAGAGCTTAAAACaactaaaaaagaaaaggaatcacTACAAAACCGCATGGATATTCTGGAGAGTAAATATGAACGGCTTGAACGTATGTTGGTTCGTCAGCCTTCATCACCTCCACTAG
- the LOC132644790 gene encoding uncharacterized protein LOC132644790 isoform X8 codes for MKVDMNPSKIQKYEMGSASKIAKHEFIQPGALAAKGRGGKSLRVMGSLRVNAEQRTLIAKNNSCNTAPSKLNMLAEKNFNVHPYFEAMEDNFPLYQEAEMTQDAQRSDRSGRGQSIRVTAEKRTPIGKNRSCTPATSNLNKPTKRSILVPPDFDLMEDSLYQDAEVTLDVQRSPFESHKAKKVAAVTRDVQRSPFESQKAKKVAEVAQDAQTSETSPCESEKTNKVRGMNICKKVLRLKPGEKLRVTFYQNRVVGPNHASFSRHLGLLVRDRNMCPLRVHSWLDIEEHKLEHMWKAVTEKFDSDDMIDHRIHVLQHMRKLWNNWRGSLHKKMKSKSLHEVLKDEPTGVEKSDWQWLVKEHFLSDKFKEASTRNSVNRSKVVMPHRTGSKPYRETNYEMGGKDGNPPNMAIIFFETHKKDDELVELETIEKYAEIQELVQSEPSLTNIEVVERCFGPQCKSHAVGFGGGITAKELKGGTTSKAALLEELKTTKKEKESLQNRMDILESKYERLERMLVRQPSSPPLDQELED; via the exons GTTGACATGAATCCCTCAAAAATCCAGAAGTATGAAATGGGATCAGCTTCAAAGATTGCTAAGCATGAATTCATTCAACCTGGTGCCTTAGCAGCAAAGGGACGGGGAGGGAAAAGCTTAAGAGTAATGGGCTCTTTAAGAGTTAATGCCGAACAAAGGACTCTAATTGCCAAAAATAACAGTTGTAATACAGCACCTTCTAAGTTGAATATGCTAGCTGAGAAAAATTTCAATGTGCACCCTTATTTTGAAGCAATGGAAGACAATTTCCCCCTCTATCAAGAAGCTGAAATGACTCAAGACGCTCAGAGAAGTGACAGAAGTGGTCGAGGACAAAGCATAAGAGTTACTGCTGAAAAGAGGACTCCGATTGGAAAAAATAGAAGTTGTACTCCAGCAACTTCTAATCTAAATAAGCCAACAAAGAGAAGTATCCTTGTGCCTCCTGATTTTGATCTAATGGAAGACTCCCTTTATCAAGATGCTGAAGTGACTCTAGATGTTCAGAGAA GTCCATTTGAATCTCATAAGGCAAAAAAAGTGGCTGCAGTGACTCGAGATGTTCAGAGAA GTCCATTTGAATCTCAAAAGGCAAAAAAAGTTGCTGAAGTGGCTCAAGATGCTCAGACTAGTGAAACTA GTCCTTGTGAATCTGAAAAGACAAATAAAGTGAGAGGAATGAACATTTGTAAGAAAGTTTTGCGACTGAAACCTGGAGAAAAGTTAAGAGTCACTTTCTACCAAAATCGAGTTGTTGGGCCGAATCACGCCTCATTTTCTAGACACTTGGGTTTGCTAGTTCGTGATCGTAATATGTGCCCGCTGCGAGTACACTCATGGTTGGACATTGAAGAACATAAGCTTGAGCACATGTGGAAAGCTGTTACT GAAAAATTTGACAGTGATGACATGATTGATCATAGAATTCATGTTCTGCAACATATGAGAAAACTTTGGAATAATTGGAGAGGATCATTGCACAAAAAAATGAAATCGAAGTCGTTGCATGAGGTTCTAAAAGATGAGCCGACAGGAGTAGAAAAGAGTGATTGGCAATGGTTGGTCAAGGAGCATTTCTTATCTGATAAATTTAAGG AAGCAAGTACAAGAAACTCAGTCAATAGGTCTAAGGTAGTTATGCCTCATCGTACGGGTAGCAAACCTTATAGAGAGACTAATTACGAAATG GGAGGCAAAGATGGTAATCCACCAAACATGGCAATTATTTTCTTTGAGACTCATAAGAAGGACGATGAGCTTGTCGAACTTGAAACCATCGAAAAATAT GCTGAAATCCAAGAGCTGGTACAATCTGAACCGTCTCTTACTAATATTGAGGTAGTGGAAAGGTGCTTTGGACCTCAATGCAAAAGTCATGCAGTTGGATTTGGGGGTGGAATAACCGCTAAGGAGTTGAAAGGTGGTACCACCTCAAAGGCTGCATTATTGGAAGAGCTTAAAACaactaaaaaagaaaaggaatcacTACAAAACCGCATGGATATTCTGGAGAGTAAATATGAACGGCTTGAACGTATGTTGGTTCGTCAGCCTTCATCACCTCCACTAG